A region from the Chrysoperla carnea chromosome 4, inChrCarn1.1, whole genome shotgun sequence genome encodes:
- the LOC123297481 gene encoding basic salivary proline-rich protein 2-like, giving the protein MVFLNIKYLYVVIYGFAWFCKVNAGDSNVSNQISINGADKNNVNIANKVNINQATGAPYHGHFSGIPGYHLSYPYYIPQKNPNLYPQQQIGSRPPNNLWSPSIYQPSQTYPSNEISQGGNNQYQPQSPNLQTHAKPYPQSQAYPSYPIPQAGNQPQGYPIPQGSNLHYQQAPTSLQTNTQTYLPLQTYPSYPIAQGNNNRPQGYAIPQGNNNQYQQPPPNLQTNTQPNPPPQAYPSHPIPQGSNNQSQGYPIPQGVNNQYKSPPPNLQANIHPQSPPQIYPSYPISQGGNNQLQGQPILQEENNQYQPPPPNFQTNTQPYSPPQTYSSYPIPQGNKNQPQGYPILQGSNNQYQRPPPNLQTHTQSYQQPQTYPSYAIPQGDINQLQGYPMAQGGNNLYQQSPPNLQTNTQSYLPHQSYSSNSIPQGGEIQPQPEPANLQSNIQPYPAHQTYPSVPIPQESNNPHQRPPTNIQTNTQHFSPPQTHLSIPIPQRDEIQVQQELTNLQSNTHPYPAPQAFPSNPIPQGGNNQPQAPPLNLQTNTQPYPPPQTNPSIPIPQRDEIQSQECSCGEIYPSPANVSGQGQQLPGQNLGSRALHQGYHQTNLRYSQPSQIYLSNRIFQESLHQPSLLYLRQKLPLMKEKREKCVCPAEKISSQEQIINQQNPSDSQVNMQSGTVKLRPKEIHSEELD; this is encoded by the coding sequence CGCTGGTGATTCGAatgtttcaaatcaaataaGCATAAACGGAGCGGATAAAAACAACGTGAATATAGCAAATAAGGTCAATATAAACCAGGCAACAGGTGCTCCATATCACGGACACTTCTCAGGCATTCCGGGATATCACTTAAGTTATCCTTATTACATTCCACAAAAGAATCCCAATTTATATCCGCAACAACAGATTGGATCCCGACCACCGAACAATTTATGGTCACCATCAATTTACCAACCATCTCAGACATATCCATCTAATGAAATATCTCAAGGAGGCAATAATCAATATCAGCCACAATCACCGAACTTACAAACCCATGCAAAGCCTTACCCGCAATCCCAGGCATATCCATCTTATCCAATACCTCAAGCAGGCAATCAACCTCAAGGATACCCAATACCTCAAGGTAGCAACCTTCATTACCAGCAAGCACCAACTAGCTTACAAACCAATACACAAACTTACTTGCCACTTCAGACATATCCATCTTATCCAATAGCTCAAGGAAACAACAATCGACCTCAAGGATACGCAATACCTCAAGGAAATAACAATCAATACCAGCAACCACCACCTAACTTACAAACCAATACACAACCTAACCCGCCACCTCAAGCATATCCCTCTCACCCAATACCTCAAGGAAGCAACAATCAATCTCAAGGATACCCAATACCTCAAGGAGTCAACAATCAATATAAGTCACCACCACCGAACTTACAAGCCAATATACACCCTCAATCACCACCTCAAATATATCCATCTTATCCAATATCTCAAGGAGGCAACAATCAACTTCAAGGACAGCCAATACTTCAAGAAGAGAACAATCAATATCAACCACCACCACCAAACTTCCAAACCAATACACAACCTTACTCGCCACCTCAGACATACTCATCTTATCCAATACCTCAAGGAAACAAAAATCAACCTCAAGGATACCCAATACTTCAAGGAAGTAACAATCAATATCAGAGACCACCACCAAACTTACAAACCCATACACAATCTTATCAGCAACCACAGACATATCCATCTTATGCGATACCTCAAGGGGACATCAATCAACTTCAAGGATACCCAATGGCACAAGGAGGCAACAATCTATATCAGCAATCACCACCGAACTTACAAACCAATACACAGTCTTATCTGCCACATCAGTCGTATTCATCTAATTCAATACCTCAAGGAGGCGAGATTCAACCTCAGCCAGAACCAGCGAATTTACAATCCAACATACAGCCTTATCCGGCACATCAGACCTATCCATCTGTTCCAATACCTCAAGAAAGTAACAATCCACATCAGAGACCACCGACgaatattcaaacaaatacGCAGCATTTTTCACCACCTCAGACACATCTATCTATTCCAATACCTCAAAGAGATGAGATACAAGTTCAGCAAGAACTAACGAACTTACAATCCAATACACATCCTTATCCTGCTCCTCAGGCTTTTCCATCTAATCCAATTCCTCAAGGAGGCAACAATCAACCTCAAGCACCACCATTGAACCTACAAACCAATACACAGCCCTACCCACCACCTCAGACCAATCCATCTATTCCAATACCTCAAAGAGACGAGATTCAATCTCAGGAATGTTCTTGTGGAGAAATCTACCCATCACCTGCAAACGTTTCGGGACAAGGCCAGCAATTACCAGGACAAAATCTCGGATCAAGAGCTCTTCATCAGGGCTACCACCAAACCAACTTAAGGTATTCTCAACCATCGCAGATTTACCTATCCAATCGAATATTTCAAGAAAGCCTACATCAGCCATCACTACTATATTTACGACAAAAATTACCACTTATGAAAGAAAAACGTGAGAAATGTGTTTGTCCAGCAGAAAAAATCAGCTCTCAAGAACAGATAATCAACCAACAAAATCCTTCCGACTCACAAGTCAACATGCAGTCAGGAACTGTCAAGCTCCGTCCTAAGGAAATTCATAGCGAAGAACTTGATTGA